In one window of Musa acuminata AAA Group cultivar baxijiao chromosome BXJ3-2, Cavendish_Baxijiao_AAA, whole genome shotgun sequence DNA:
- the LOC135631403 gene encoding wall-associated receptor kinase 2-like, with amino-acid sequence METMNPRTRITQPQQHAMRSIPVPRLPFASPLPSLLLLLIASTAPSSPAENTSLPGCPSACGDVHIPYPFGIGANCSRDGFTLTCAMTTTDGGSYKPFLADVEIIDISLSSGQARVYNHISWQCYDGLSGEVVSRRWSLDFTDRPYRFSDGRNRFTTIGCDTLAYIKGHKDGDSYRSGCVSVCDDAGSLANGSCSGIGCCQTAIPRGMSYYEVSFAREFNNSKVWRFDPCSYAVLVDEDWFEFRTSYVTSDELSRTEGGRVPLVVDWAIGEDSCEEARRDRAAYACISKHSECANSTNGPGYLCNCSSGYQGNPYLQNGCQDIDECALKEKYPCFGVCTNKQGRYNCVCPPGTQGDPFRPGACYPESLSLAVKLIIGISTSLVFLLLFGLIIYIMHGRRKIKRIKEAYFKQNGGWLLLEEMKSQQGPAFKIFTREELESATDKFDKNHILGGGGHGTVYRGILKDDRTVAIKKSMMVNESQKKEFVKEMLILSQTNHKNIVKLLGCCLEVEIPMLVYEFVSRGSLFQFIHENNQKSTISLDARLKIALETAEALAYLHSSASPPILHGDVKSSNILLDESYTAKVSDFGASMLVPINETQFATLVQGTCGYLDPEYLQTCQLTDKSDVYSFGVVLLELLTGKKALYLEESNTERSLALSFILAMKDDRLLEFLDYQVGDEAEVELVQHVAKLANECLSVRGEERPTMKEVATELGRLAKLKQWSSIEHIVTEAEHELHPWIQHGNEIEHLLGE; translated from the exons ATGGAAACCATGAATCCCCGAACTCGCATTACCCAACCACAACAGCATGCCATGAGATCGATCCCTGTGCCGCGGCTGCCGTTCGCCTCCCCATTACCATCACTCCTCCTTCTGCTCATCGCCTCCACAGCGCCGTCCTCTCCGGCCGAGAACACCTCACTGCCCGGCTGTCCCTCGGCGTGCGGCGACGTCCACATCCCGTACCCCTTCGGCATCGGCGCCAACTGCTCTAGAGACGGCTTCACGTTGACCTGCGCGATGACCACCACCGATGGCGGAAGCTACAAGCCTTTCCTTGCCGACGTCGAGATCATCGACATCTCCCTCTCCTCCGGCCAAGCCCGCGTGTACAACCACATCTCCTGGCAGTGTTACGATGGCCTCTCCGGTGAGGTCGTCTCCCGCCGCTGGTCTCTCGATTTCACCGACAGGCCCTACCGCTTCTCCGATGGCCGCAACCGGTTCACCACCATCGGTTGCGACACGCTCGCCTACATCAAGGGCCACAAGGACGGGGATAGCTACCGGAGCGGGTGCGTCTCGGTGTGCGACGACGCTGGCAGCCTGGCCAACGGATCCTGCTCCGGCATCGGTTGCTGCCAGACTGCCATCCCCAGGGGGATGAGCTACTACGAGGTGTCCTTCGCCCGCGAGTTCAACAACTCCAAGGTGTGGCGATTCGACCCCTGCAGCTACGCTGTCCTCGTCGACGAGGACTGGTTCGAGTTCCGCACCTCGTACGTCACCTCCGACGAGCTCAGCCGGACGGAGGGCGGGCGGGTGCCGCTCGTGGTGGACTGGGCTATCGGGGAAGACTCATGCGAGGAGGCCCGGCGTGACAGGGCGGCCTACGCGTGCATCAGCAAGCACAGCGAGTGCGCCAACTCCACCAATGGCCCGGGTTATCTCTGCAACTGCTCCAGTGGATACCAAGGCAACCCCTACCTCCAAAATGGATGCCAAG ACATTGATGAGTGTGCCCTCAAGGAGAAGTATCCTTGCTTTGGAGTGTGCACAAACAAGCAAGGAAGGTACAATTGTGTTTGCCCTCCAGGCACACAGGGTGATCCTTTCCGGCCTGGAGCTTGCTATCCAGAGAGCCTTTCATTGGCAGTGAAGTTGATCATAG GGATTAGCACCAGCCTTGTCTTTCTACTACTTTTTGGTCTTATAATTTACATAATGCATGGAAGAAGAAAAATTAAGAGGATTAAAGAGGCATACTTCAAACAAAATGGAGGTTGGTTGTTACTCGAAGAGATGAAGTCGCAACAAGGTCCTGCATTCAAGATCTTCACAAGAGAAGAACTAGAATCAGCAACGGACAAGTTTGACAAGAATCATATCCTTGGTGGTGGAGGCCATGGAACTGTGTACAGAGGAATCTTGAAAGATGATCGAACAGTAGCCATAAAGAAATCCATGATGGTCAATGAGAGCCAAAAGAAGGAATTTGTGAAGGAGATGCTGATCCTTTCCCAAACCAACCATAAGAACATAGTCAAGCTTTTGGGGTGTTGCTTGGAGGTGGAGATCCCAATGCTGGTTTATGAATTCGTTTCCAGAGGTAGTCTGTTCCAGTTTATACATGAAAATAATCAGAAATCTACTATTTCACTGGATGCCAGACTAAAGATTGCTCTGGAGACTGCAGAAGCACTTGCTTACTTACATTCGTCAGCTTCTCCTCCAATACTGCACGGGGATGTGAAATCTTCCAACATACTTTTAGATGAAAGCTACACAGCAAAGGTATCAGATTTTGGAGCTTCAATGCTAGTGCCGATAAATGAAACTCAGTTTGCTACATTAGTGCAGGGGACTTGTGGCTACTTAGACCCTGAATACTTACAGACATGCCAATTGACCGATAAAAGTGATGTCTATAGTTTCGGTGTGGTTCTTCTAGAGCTCCTTACTGGGAAGAAGGCACTCTATCTTGAAGAATCTAACACCGAGAGAAGCCTTGCTCTGAGCTTCATACTCGCAATGAAGGATGATCGGCTTCTTGAGTTTTTGGACTACCAAGTTGGAGACGAGGCAGAAGTTGAATTGGTTCAGCATGTTGCCAAGCTAGCAAACGAATGCCTCAGTGTCAGAGGAGAAGAGAGGCCTACGATGAAGGAAGTGGCAACAGAGCTGGGGAGGTTGGCTAAGTTGAAGCAATGGTCATCGATAGAGCACATCGTCACTGAGGCTGAGCATGAGCTGCATCCTTGGATACAACATGGAAACGAGATTGAGCACTTGCTTGGTGAATGA